The following DNA comes from Bombus terrestris chromosome 2, iyBomTerr1.2, whole genome shotgun sequence.
gaaaaaattgctCGTGGACCATAACTACACGTTATGGACTTTTTTGTACTTCTTAGTCATGTGAAAGTAAGCGTGTATGCTTAAGTAGATAAAACGATTTGAACATAAATGGCAATGATCGAATACTGCATCATCTACTTTACATATTACTTGTACAGAAATGAATTATGTATTACTACTTTTAAATTGTTCTACTATTTTTACGTAAAATTTTCACGTAAATCAGCAAAACAAGAGAAATACTTGGAGATACCGGGTGAGCACCGGTATCTTTctacaaaagagaaaaaattaggtatcgattattataataaaagaaacttaCGGTGTATTTCGAAGACTGTAATCATTAGTTATAGTTTCAATGCCTCCCGCCCGTGCTACAGCCACATAACAGCTTTCGTTACCAAAGTCAATTCCGATCACGGACATAGCAGCCATGGCTGAGACTGGGTACGACGTTTTCTTTACGACACTGAATAATACTATCTTACGTAAATCAAAGATTAAACGTTGATCTTGGACAAGGATTAACGAGTGATTGATAGTCGTTTAGATATCGCGTTAATAATTATCGTGTACGGTGGATAAATTCTCGCTCTACACTCACGCAATAGTCTGAATGAAATGCTCTCCGCACGGTAACTGTGATTACTTCTTTCTGCTAACTTCTGCTGAAAATTCACCAATCATGGCGCTGCGGTATACGATTCCTATTGGTCAATCGGCTGCTCTGGAACATTCTGGAATTATGCGCCATTGGAATTTTCCTCTTAGACATCGTCAGTTTCATTTCTCGAAGGATCGAAAATAATGGATCGATACACTACATTATTTTGCTACAAATTACCATGTCTATATACAAATAATCGATTAGACGAaattatactattacatttcCTTTCTCCCCGCGTATCGTTTCTcgcaaattttgaatttatatataGCAAATTTTGCGCACGAGTATGATTGGTTTGCACGACGGTATGCCTGTTGTGAAACAAATTTTGAATTACTGTAATTGAATATGTTAAACAacgttattttacaaatttttacacTGTTACAATTTTTTGATTATAGTAAGGTTATATGTGGAACTAAtgagtgatatatatatatatatatatatatatatatatatataaaataaaatacacacacgcgcgcgcgcacacgcacacacgcacgcgcgcacacacacacacattacaattattacaattacatggaattataattgtaaacattatatgtatatgttatattttatatgaatatgtatGTGCAAATTGTATGTTACGTTCTGATAAAATTACTTATGTCGACTATATTTACACATATAATCAAGAGCAAATGTTGCTCCcttaagtatgtatatattatgttatgCGTCAGttcaatttcataaaatgttgcATGATATGTCGCGCTTGTATACAAGAGCGTGATTTAAAGCAGTCTCGAAATAAAGCGGTCAAAAACGTAAATATAGTGCGATTTGTATTACTGcattattatatgaattattgGCAGTTATTCAATGAAttcatatatcgatatactagtAATAAGTAGTAGATATAATTgagtaatataaaaatcatacgGTCCAAACGCATAAGTACATGATATCCACATTTGTAAAATGTCGCGTCTGTGTAATTTACGATTCTGTTCAATTATAAGaaggaataaaaatttaacgacTCTGATGAATAAAGGAAATTTATGGACAGCAAATGAGATAAAAAGTGTGTTCTATCAAAATGGTAAAGGTTATGCCCAGCTCTATTGGAAACTTCAGGAACATATGTAtccattatataaatttttggaTATACTTAAATCGAAGGAAATTCGCCCTTTATTAAGAAGAATGAAAGTCTTACGAAATAAATATGACATTaatgatgaaaaaaaaaatttcaaaaacttgGGATTTATACTAGGTGGTATTGGCATAACCATAGCTCTTTGTGAAGCCAAAAATCACAGAGgtatatattattaaagaagATATGCTTTGTATATGTGATTACATGGaacaaatatacatttattatcaatattttttaatagataaaCAGTTTTTTCTGGCTGCAAAATATGGCAATATTGAAGAGTTAACGAATGTGAGTATAAACAGGTATTTCATTATAGTATGAATTACTAAGAAACTGTCGGTTTGTAGATTATAAAAGAAGGTATTGATGTAAATATGCGCCATCCATTAGGCTGGACAGCATTGCACCTTGCTGCTATTAATGCAAAACCAGAGGTCGTGaaacttttattaaaacatgGAGCAGATGTTAATGCTCAAGATGAATTCATTAATGTTTATGGAACTGCTATAGAAAAAGGATTACATACTTTGGATGGTACAAGATTGaaacaaattacaataattaaataaaaatggagtagttgtatatattattcatatttaacGAGATATtgcacaaattttcaaatttccagtgCTCATGATAAGGGAGGAAGAATTTTGCGATCATTTGAATAGTAGGGCCACTTTCAAAGGTTTTACAGCATTACATTATGCCGTTTTAGCAGACTCTAAGCCTTGTGTACAAGCATTATTAGAAGCAGGCGCTGATCCAACAATGAAAAATGAATCAGGATATAGAGCAGTAGAATATGCTAAAGACGGAGAAGTCAAAGAAATGCTTATAAAACGCGCGATAAAATATGATGAAATAATGAAGGAAAAAGTACATATGATTAAAAACAACGTTTTGatctttatatagtactatttttgATCCATTTTTTTGCCTGATATTATAAACAGGAATTAGAAGAACGTCGTAGATTCCCACTAGAGCAACGTTTGAGACAGTATATCGTTGGACAAACTGGAGCAATATCTATCGTTGCATCTAGtaagatttattttatacgcttaataatttatatataaacataagGCGTATATAATACCTTTTGTAATACTCTGTGTAATTGCAGCTATTAGAAGGAAAGAGAATGGATGGATAGATGAAAAACATCCCTTAGTATTTCTTTTCTTAGGTTCATCAGGAATTGGAAAAACTGAATTGGCTAAACAATTAGctgcatatatacataaaaataaacagGAAGGATTTATTCGATTGGATATGTCAGAGTATCAAGAAAAACATGAAGTTGCTAAACTGATTGGTGCGCCACCAgggtaaattttatttctatttatcacgctatatgtatatttcagatATTATAAACATAACCTACCGGTTATTCATCTTTTTTATTGTATCGGTTAGATATATTGGCCATGATGATGGTGGACAATTAACAAAACTTTTAAGGAAATGTCCAAATGCTGTTGTACTATTTGATGAGGTTGATAAAGCACATCCTGATGTACTGACTGTTTTGTTACAATTGTTTGACGAAGTATGATTACTTCTGCGTGTTACTAATTGAATTTatgacattaaaatattatatcaaaatgaaaatctaaatatttgtttaggGAAGACTCACCGACGGTAAAGGTAAAACAATCGAATGcaaaaatgcaatttttataatgaCATCAAATTTGGCAAGCGAGGTAATCGCTGATCACGCGGTACACCTTAGAGAAGAAGCCCAACGTGTAATGGAGCAAAAACTGGATAAGAATGCTGATACAGAGGAGGATCCAGAACACATTGAAATATCTCGTAAATTTAAAGACGAAGTAGTatgtattaatttctttaaaatatttttttaacatttttagaacgaatttaaaaaaaaaaaaaaaaaatgtccaTTTTACAGGTGAGGCCGATATTGAAGTCACACTTCGGTAGAGACGAGTTTTTGGGTAGAATAAATGAAATCGTATACTTTTTACCATTTTCTCAATCTGAACTTATATCGTTAGTTGTAAAAGAATTGGAAACTTGGGCAGATCGTGCGAAGAAAAGGCATAAAATAGAATTGAAGTGGAATAGAGAAGTTTTGTCACTTTTAGCCGAAGGATACGACACTCATTACGGAGCACGCTCTATTAAGTACGAAATTGAAAGACGCGTTGTTAACCAATTAGCTGCTGCTCATGAACGAGGCCAATTAGGTATGCaaattattactaatatttaaagagaatttttttcaaattctaacgaaatatcgtttctttctctttatagAAAAGGGATGTTGCGTATTACTTAAAGTCAAATGGCATAAAAATAGTGCAAATATAGCGTTATCAATACGACGCAAAGGTGCAAAAGATTTTGTCGACCTTTCTACAGAGAATTTGACAACAAATGTAAATTCGGCATTTTAATACCATAAAAGATCGTTGCAGgtgtataatttcaataactgTAGAAACTGTATTATAGCTTGATCTCATAGTgcgtataaataaacaaatttgagatgttttgtattatttattgtagAGATGAAACaatgtttgtaataataatgtatGTTTAATAATGCGCGATAATTTTGAGATCCATaacaaaagaaaatgtaaataaaaattataaaatccatCATATCCGtacaaatttttacaatttctttctattaCAGCCTACACTTTGTTTCTAATATATAGATGAAATGATATATACGATTCTGATGGATATTAgtaattctttattttaaatcGAATCACGAGGATACATTACAAGAAAATATCGATTACACTTCACATTTAGGATACATTGTACATTCTTTACGACGTTAGTAAGACTAGAGACATTTTCGAAACGTGCAGAAAATCGATTGTGAAAACTGTTTCTCCGCGTTGCTTATCGATCGCCCCGTAATACCATAAACCTTATTTCTTTCATCAATTATTATTTGTACAACGATCATAAACCAAATGGTATCATCGGGTAGTTCTAATCATTGGGAATCGCGATTGATGCGAGCATTTTCATTtggtttaaatattattgtGCAAGGCAAATTCAGGTCCGACAACGGGATGTCTATCTATGTATTGTATTGAAAAGTAGCAAGAAATAATCGCGACGCGTGAGATCGTTCTTGAAATAGGCGCATGAAAGTTAATGGTAGAAATACGATAGAAATGTAGCGTTTACAGAGATTCTGTTTCATCATTTATGACGAACGCGGAAATTCATGTAGTCGTTACATGCCGTCACAGCTATTACAAGTATATTCGGAATGTTGGACGCGCGTATTGTATTAGACACCCAAAATGATTGTTTTATTACACGGTATACGTACAAGAAgaacatttttatatgtatataatatatacatataagatatatatatatatatatatatatatatatatatatatatatgtatatgtaatatattatatatgtatatataaatgaaatatgaatatatgtgtacatatatgtctttttttttttaatataaataccaTGTATGtggaatataatagaaatactGTTTAGTATAAGTTAAGCGTACGATTCGGACCACGCTCATAATTAGCTAAGCGTTTCTTCCCAACAAAccctcttttttcattttcaccaACTGTTACGTGTTACGTAATCATATAtcatgatatatgtatatgtatatgtttatacaacatatatttatatttacttacaACATACTTAACGATGAtcaacatttaattttatttttttcttttcaccaGGTAACGTTTGTCACATTATTAGTATTCTCGCAGCCAACGGATCAAAAACATTTTAAATCGCTGTAATACACGTATGTACGAGcctaaaatatttataagtaCGGCAGGTTCCTTAGTCGAACTCtcttaaattaacaataaatagatataagctctgaaattttcaaaattatcggTATATATGATATGATAAACTTTGGTCGGAAATGTTCACGTTTTCATTTGGTTTTCTTTATTTGTTTGTTCTTCCTCGTTATCTTTCGTATAAATCAGActtcgttattaaatacatagAATTTGATCTCTTGtttctgtatttatttatttctctttaacTCTTTAGCGGTGTTGTATGCCTGGCAAAAGTTTGTGAAAGGAACGTAATAAatcgagaaatatatattttattattcggtAGTATCTCGGAACATCCGTATGATATACGAATGTTCATGCGCTGAATAGTTTTAAGACTCGTGTCCGAACGAACGTTACACGATAATAGTACACGCGACAATTTTTTGCATTTTCTGTTGCTGCTTATGTACTCGTAAATAATTATGACATTAACAACGATAACGCGATTATACTATATTTATCGGAGGAGAATCGTTTTCATTAGACTTTCAGTTCGTTTGTAATTATTCAATGGCGCATCCAAGCACGCCTTGTACTTCTCTGAGGTCAGTTTTGTTGCATAGTACAAACTTAGGCCTAGGaagtacatacgtatgtatactaGTCTGAAACCACTCCGGTTATTTCAGGCTATAATAAAAATCACATTAGGACTAGAAAAACATATCATTTACCAAATTATccatccttctctctctctctctctcctgtattttatttctttcttttttttcttttttcttttcttttgtttatttCTACCTTTTATTCTATCACCATCTTATTTACTTATAGCAAAAATCATCTTTTGAACGTCTTATCTTGAAATTACTTCGAGCAAATAATTTCATAGTACTGTGTAACGGAAAGTACGCACGGTCATGTGTTTCTCGTCATTCGAAGCACGATTATCTACTATCACTCGTATTCGTTACCACGAATGGAATAATTATCTTGCTGATTGTTTAAGGTACATTTAGCCGCCAGTAGaaacaaattatacaaataccAAATGCAAATACAAATACGTAGTGTATATACGAAACGATTGTCTCCTCCATACGCaaatttttctccttcttccttccttccttccttccttccttccttcaaAATTTTCTCCCATCCACTTTCTGTGACACGATTCCCTGTTTATGAATAAACGAACTGTTTATCTCGCAATACGTGCCATTTCCTTCAGATTAGACGATTCAATCTCGAAGGTCGTAGCAAGCCTACGGAAAATCTGTTACAGTGAAATATCATATTAATAGATTCTCGAGGATCGAGGGACATCGATCCTTGCGATTCGCTGAAACGGACAATAACGATGTATTTTTTTCGTGGTTTTCTTATTCGTTAGTGGTCTCGAGTACATCGATAAAAGCGGTTTCACATATATAACACTGCTACTGTCGTTTACATATACCATTTACCGATTATTTATCCTATGCTTTCTGATTGTACCCTTCCCTTCGCAGTTCGGCAAGGAAGCGAAACAAAAAGGAATAAAGAGGAAATTGTGTCCACGTTCCCATAAAATGGTCACGTTTTGTTTTTTTTAGAAAACGGTACGCGACGAACATAACATCGATCGATTCTTTTGCTTTTCTactcctttctcttcttctttttcttttagtgtAACGTGTGCCACATGTCGATGGTTTTCCTCGGTGATTGAGTCATATGAAGCCAGTGTTCTCTTCCTTGACTTCCGCTTCCTTCCACTCCCCGAATCACTCCTGTGGCTGGACCAACGATACAGGAACCGACGATCACGTTCCCACCGATAAACTCGTTGCTCGAGTCCATCACACATACCTTGCAAAAGAATTAGTTCAATTACTTTATCAAtttgaatcattttttttttcttcttcttcttttcacaTACGATGAAAATGTTTTTCAGGAATATACTCCGAGTATCAAAATCGATGGATGCAGCAATTAGATCTATCGATATCTCATCATCACTGGGTTCAATCCGTTTTTGTGTATTATTGATCGCGATAATGAATAATAATGTTTCGTTTGATGAATGATGAATCGCTATTTGTTCGTAATATATAGACTTGGATGTTAGAGTTGCAAGGActactttttcaaatttatttcctcCATTTACTTTCTTCCTATACCGTTACATTTCGTTTTACTTTAACGAAAAGTAAGTTAAGATTTGAACAAATCACCCtatttcagaaaatatttagaaatttgtgACAAGTGTTTGAAAAAAGTACTCTCGGTTCCATCGTAAAAGTTTCAGTGAACAACAAATTTCCTTTCATCTACGAATAGCCTTCTAAAGATCTATAAATCTTTACTAtcgttgtacgatatatatgTCATCATGTATATTCCGCGAGCTTCAAAATTTTCGACCAAAACGTGATCACGCGAAAGAAAAGGTAGCGTGTCTATAAGACTATTCTGAAGCTTCCAATCAGCTGGAATTGCCTATTTTGCAACGTTGGATCGATCGTTTGACTCAAGAATCATCCTTGAggacttttataaaaaaaaaaaacacggaaGTTCAT
Coding sequences within:
- the LOC100647011 gene encoding caseinolytic peptidase B protein homolog, with protein sequence MSRLCNLRFCSIIRRNKNLTTLMNKGNLWTANEIKSVFYQNGKGYAQLYWKLQEHMYPLYKFLDILKSKEIRPLLRRMKVLRNKYDINDEKKNFKNLGFILGGIGITIALCEAKNHRDKQFFLAAKYGNIEELTNIIKEGIDVNMRHPLGWTALHLAAINAKPEVVKLLLKHGADVNAQDEFINVYGTAIEKGLHTLDVLMIREEEFCDHLNSRATFKGFTALHYAVLADSKPCVQALLEAGADPTMKNESGYRAVEYAKDGEVKEMLIKRAIKYDEIMKEKELEERRRFPLEQRLRQYIVGQTGAISIVASTIRRKENGWIDEKHPLVFLFLGSSGIGKTELAKQLAAYIHKNKQEGFIRLDMSEYQEKHEVAKLIGAPPGYIGHDDGGQLTKLLRKCPNAVVLFDEVDKAHPDVLTVLLQLFDEGRLTDGKGKTIECKNAIFIMTSNLASEVIADHAVHLREEAQRVMEQKLDKNADTEEDPEHIEISRKFKDEVVRPILKSHFGRDEFLGRINEIVYFLPFSQSELISLVVKELETWADRAKKRHKIELKWNREVLSLLAEGYDTHYGARSIKYEIERRVVNQLAAAHERGQLEKGCCVLLKVKWHKNSANIALSIRRKGAKDFVDLSTENLTTNVNSAF